The stretch of DNA TGGACGTAGGGGATATGCCGGATACTGATGAACCATCGTTTGTAATCGGGAATATCATCGTAGTCGGACCGTATCCGCAACGATCGTCCGGATCCCTCCACGTCGATTCTCAGCGCCGTTATGATCTTACTCGCGTAGTCGGGGTTGATATCGAAGGGGGACTCGATACGGGCGACGATTTCCACCTCGTTACGGTCCCATGACGACAGTTCAAGGCTGCCCCTGCCGGTTTCTATGTCCAGGTGGCCGCCGGGTTCGAACGCGACCGTTTTAGCGTAATGCCTGACCTCTGCGAAGGCGTCCCGGTGAAATCCCGTCAGGTCGCCGGGCAGCAGGGCGAGCACAATGGCAACGGCAAGGACTCTGCACGCGTGGGTAAACATAAGGCACCTCCCATCCGGTGAACTTAAGGTCTTTGCGATGGACCCCGCGGAACGAAGGATGCGAGGTCATCGCGTCTACCACTTTAGACCCTGTATGGGAGGCATATGTTACCGCAAAAAAGATAAGGAAACGGCGCATGCGATCCGCTCGACCGGGCCGGGAGCCGGTCTCAGCGTCTGAGGAGGTTCCGCAGGACGAACCATACGTTTTCCCTGCGTTCCCGGAGCCGCCGGTAGAAGTAGGGCATCCACTCCGTGCCGAAGGGCACGTAGATCCGCATCCGGTAACCCTGTCTGCGCATCTCCCGCTGGTACCGGGGCCGCAATCCGTACAGCATCTGGAACTCGAAGCCGTCCCTTGGAACCTCCAGACGCTCGGCATACCGCGCGACGCCCTTGATGAGGTAATCGTCGTGGGTCGCGAAAGCGGGATAGTGGCCGTCCCGCAGGAGCTGTTCCGCTATCGAAAGAAACGCGCCGCGTATGTTGGGCATCCGCTGCAGGGCCAGGTCGGAGGGCTCCCGGTAGGACCCCTTGCACAGCCGCACGCGGGCGCCGATCTTGTTGAGCACGAAGATGTCGTGGGGACTGCGGAGCAGCATGGCCTGGATCACCACGCCGGCGTTCCTATGGCTTTCGTACAGGTTGTAGAAGATGTCGAGGGTCTGCTGCGTATAGGGCGACCCTTCCATGTCCAGCCGGATGAAGATGTCCCGCTCCTTCGCGGCTTCCAGGATCCGGCACAGGTTGTCTACGCAGTATGCCTCGTCTATATCCAGCCCGAGGTGGGTGAGTTTGACGGAGATATTGGCCTTGAGCGCGCCGTCACGGATCAGGTCCAGCACGACGAGATACTGCCGGACCGCGTGCTCGGCCCCGGCCCGATCCCGGGTTCCTTCGCCGAGCATGTTCAACGTGACGTCGAGTCCCGCGCCGTTCAACTCCCGGACGACTTCGACCGCGGCTTCGAGAGATTCCCCCGCGACGAATCTCCTGGCGAGGAAAAAGAACCGGCTCATTTCGCCTCCGGCACGCCGTGCGGCGGACAGGTTACGCCACGAAGGGATTGCGCCCGAATCCGGGACGGCGCCCATAGGTCCATGCCACCCGGCTCATGTCCTCGTTTGACATCCGCCAGTCCATGAGTCTCACGCGAAGGTCCTGGACTGTCCCGGCATAGCGTGGATCACCGGCTACGTTCCGAAGCTCTCCGGGATCCGCTTCCAGGTCGAACAGCACGTCCGGCATGCCGTTGAAATGCCAGTACTTGAACCGGTCGTCCCGTACCATCCAGCCCCGGCACCTCT from Gemmatimonadota bacterium encodes:
- a CDS encoding proline dehydrogenase family protein, with the protein product MSRFFFLARRFVAGESLEAAVEVVRELNGAGLDVTLNMLGEGTRDRAGAEHAVRQYLVVLDLIRDGALKANISVKLTHLGLDIDEAYCVDNLCRILEAAKERDIFIRLDMEGSPYTQQTLDIFYNLYESHRNAGVVIQAMLLRSPHDIFVLNKIGARVRLCKGSYREPSDLALQRMPNIRGAFLSIAEQLLRDGHYPAFATHDDYLIKGVARYAERLEVPRDGFEFQMLYGLRPRYQREMRRQGYRMRIYVPFGTEWMPYFYRRLRERRENVWFVLRNLLRR